In Leptospira stimsonii, the following proteins share a genomic window:
- a CDS encoding NADPH-dependent FMN reductase translates to MKILAISGSLRFQSTNSALLRAIAKVAPPEMEIITYEELGELPHFSPDIDGERSPEVVVRYREALHNADGVLICTPEYAHGIPGVLKNSLDWVVGSGEYVDKPVMALSASPSYMGGDKAHASLLQTLRVMNVTVVDPASFCVTLARKKMNEQEELVDTETKETFRNAFADFAKAIHLSLEKNAAKEA, encoded by the coding sequence ATGAAAATTCTCGCGATTTCCGGAAGCCTCCGGTTTCAATCAACAAACTCCGCATTACTTCGTGCCATCGCAAAAGTGGCTCCTCCCGAAATGGAAATCATCACCTACGAAGAATTAGGTGAACTTCCTCATTTTTCTCCGGATATCGACGGAGAACGTTCACCGGAAGTGGTGGTGCGTTACCGGGAAGCGCTCCATAACGCGGACGGTGTTTTGATCTGCACTCCGGAATACGCGCATGGAATTCCGGGTGTGTTAAAAAATTCCTTGGATTGGGTGGTCGGCTCGGGAGAATACGTGGATAAACCGGTGATGGCTTTAAGCGCGTCTCCTTCTTATATGGGTGGTGATAAAGCGCACGCCTCTCTGCTTCAAACCCTTCGTGTGATGAATGTAACGGTTGTAGATCCTGCCTCTTTTTGTGTTACACTCGCGCGTAAAAAAATGAACGAGCAGGAAGAACTCGTGGATACGGAAACGAAGGAAACCTTTCGAAACGCGTTTGCCGATTTTGCGAAGGCGATTCACTTGTCCCTCGAAAAAAACGCGGCAAAAGAGGCGTAA
- a CDS encoding nuclear transport factor 2 family protein: MNLEENKQIVRNYFQRMNDKQFSQAVELLSDDLIWWIIGRTKISGKNDKRTVQLGFKLLHRTFSDFHFILHDFTAEENRVSLTAESKGRHSNGKLYNNHYHFLFTIENGKIQSAKEYLDTEHAIWIEQPETESIT; the protein is encoded by the coding sequence ATGAATCTTGAAGAGAATAAGCAGATCGTAAGAAACTACTTTCAAAGAATGAACGACAAACAATTTTCTCAAGCAGTAGAATTGTTAAGCGACGATCTGATCTGGTGGATTATAGGTAGAACTAAGATTTCGGGTAAGAATGATAAACGAACCGTCCAACTCGGCTTCAAACTACTACACAGGACGTTTTCCGATTTCCATTTTATACTCCACGACTTTACTGCCGAAGAAAATCGTGTTTCTCTGACAGCGGAATCGAAAGGAAGGCATTCGAACGGAAAACTCTACAACAATCACTACCATTTTCTTTTTACGATCGAAAACGGAAAGATACAAAGCGCAAAGGAATATCTAGACACGGAACACGCGATTTGGATCGAACAACCCGAAACCGAGTCAATCACTTAA
- a CDS encoding PAS domain-containing sensor histidine kinase, with product MIHILQTILEQANAGYWEKNFLKDTSYLSPAWKSMLGYEDFELEDSIRAWQSLILPEDIDLIRDEFQNYLRANTNQLYETDIRFRHRNGSIVWFRCTCKLVEVDSDGKPVLMLGTYFNITESKRIESELKLTLDRLALATKAAKVGIWDLDLIDDRLSWDEAMYALYGVKADTFSGAYAAWESGLHPEDLERCRIEHKNALEGIKDFDMEFRVIWPDGSVRHIKAIAIVQRMASGKPFRMVGTNWDITEHKNAETALKESYELTKVFIEKAPSAIAMFDTNMCYMAASQQWLADYGLIGTEIIGHSHYEIFPEIGEEWKQIHAECLNGKVQRRDEELFVRRDGSSQWIIWEVRPWYRAQNEVGGILMYTEDISALKYKEFERSRLEEILTRTNEAAQIGSWELDLETNTRVWSKVTKKIFELPEDHIPTSEDVARFFKNESERKRFADIVAESIETGKPFDFEGEIVTDKGNVVWTRSIGKPEYLNGKCIRVSGTFQNIQEQKERELALQGTLKIVNDQNERLLNFAHIVSHNLRSHAGNITMLLKILDEATTESEKEEMIRYIEKASDSLMDTVLNLNEVVSIQTNKNIQNTEISLRDYIEKVSQTISGEIQKYNVRIQNLVSESVRVKCNTSYMESILLNFLTNAIKYRHPERNPEITLNAERQMNRLVLSIQDNGLGIDLNKNGDKLFGMYKTFHNNRDSKGIGLFITKNQVEAMGGRIEVESVLNQGTIFRILFL from the coding sequence ATGATCCATATCCTTCAGACCATTTTAGAACAGGCGAACGCTGGGTATTGGGAAAAGAATTTTCTGAAAGACACGAGTTATCTTTCACCGGCTTGGAAATCCATGCTCGGTTATGAAGATTTTGAATTGGAAGATTCGATTCGTGCCTGGCAGTCGCTTATATTACCTGAGGATATAGATCTCATTCGAGACGAATTCCAAAATTATCTCAGAGCAAATACCAATCAACTCTATGAGACCGATATTCGTTTTCGACATCGAAACGGATCGATCGTCTGGTTTCGATGCACGTGCAAACTTGTGGAAGTCGACTCTGACGGAAAGCCGGTTCTCATGTTAGGAACGTATTTCAATATCACCGAATCGAAACGAATCGAATCCGAATTGAAACTTACTTTGGATCGCCTCGCGCTTGCAACGAAAGCCGCGAAAGTCGGAATCTGGGATTTGGATCTGATCGATGACCGTCTTTCTTGGGACGAGGCAATGTATGCATTGTATGGTGTGAAAGCAGATACCTTTTCCGGCGCTTATGCGGCTTGGGAGTCAGGCCTTCATCCCGAAGATTTGGAACGCTGTAGAATCGAACACAAAAATGCCCTGGAAGGAATCAAAGATTTTGATATGGAGTTCCGCGTCATTTGGCCGGACGGATCCGTTCGACATATCAAGGCGATCGCAATCGTTCAGAGAATGGCTTCGGGTAAACCGTTTCGAATGGTTGGAACAAACTGGGATATCACCGAACATAAAAACGCGGAAACCGCGTTGAAGGAAAGTTACGAATTAACAAAGGTCTTTATCGAAAAAGCGCCTTCGGCGATCGCGATGTTCGATACGAACATGTGTTATATGGCGGCCTCTCAACAATGGTTGGCTGACTACGGATTAATCGGAACCGAAATAATCGGACATTCTCATTATGAGATTTTTCCGGAGATCGGAGAAGAATGGAAACAGATCCATGCGGAATGTTTGAACGGAAAGGTTCAACGAAGAGATGAAGAATTATTCGTTCGCAGAGACGGAAGTTCTCAGTGGATCATCTGGGAAGTTCGCCCCTGGTATCGGGCACAGAACGAAGTGGGCGGCATTCTAATGTACACCGAGGACATCAGTGCGCTGAAATACAAAGAGTTTGAAAGAAGTCGGCTGGAGGAAATTCTAACCCGAACAAACGAGGCGGCGCAAATCGGTTCCTGGGAATTGGATCTGGAAACCAATACAAGAGTCTGGAGTAAAGTGACTAAGAAGATTTTCGAATTGCCGGAGGACCATATTCCTACCAGTGAGGATGTGGCCCGTTTTTTTAAGAATGAATCCGAGAGAAAACGATTCGCGGACATAGTTGCCGAATCGATCGAAACGGGAAAACCATTCGATTTCGAAGGAGAAATCGTTACGGATAAGGGGAACGTTGTTTGGACCCGTTCGATCGGGAAACCGGAATACCTGAACGGAAAGTGTATCCGTGTTTCCGGAACCTTTCAAAATATACAGGAACAAAAAGAAAGGGAACTGGCGCTCCAGGGAACTTTGAAAATCGTAAACGATCAAAACGAAAGACTATTAAATTTTGCTCATATTGTTTCGCACAATCTCCGTTCTCACGCGGGAAATATCACGATGCTTCTTAAAATATTGGATGAGGCAACGACGGAATCCGAAAAGGAGGAGATGATCCGTTATATCGAAAAAGCCTCGGACAGTTTGATGGATACGGTTCTGAATCTGAACGAAGTCGTTTCGATTCAGACGAATAAGAATATTCAAAATACAGAAATTTCTCTTCGCGATTATATAGAGAAGGTATCCCAAACGATCAGCGGAGAGATACAGAAATACAATGTCCGGATTCAAAACCTGGTTTCGGAATCGGTAAGAGTAAAGTGCAATACGTCCTACATGGAAAGTATTCTTCTAAATTTTTTGACCAACGCGATCAAATACAGACATCCGGAGAGAAATCCCGAAATCACACTCAACGCAGAGCGGCAAATGAATCGTCTTGTTTTGAGTATACAAGACAACGGACTTGGAATCGATCTGAATAAAAACGGAGATAAACTTTTTGGAATGTACAAAACGTTTCATAATAATCGTGACTCAAAAGGAATCGGACTTTTTATCACAAAAAATCAGGTGGAAGCGATGGGAGGAAGAATCGAAGTGGAAAGTGTTTTAAATCAGGGAACAATCTTTCGGATTCTCTTTCTCTAA
- a CDS encoding family 2A encapsulin nanocompartment shell protein, whose product MSVNKKLNVQKKVRTGFLKLGDIGMADTTVQHSLGDNAARKLANTTKTAPQYGAITPRWLVRFLDWKPLESGTLRVNRVKDNTSVDVLCGQKDEQPLPETFVNYEEQPREYTLSAISTVLDVHTRVSDLFSTPHDQIKEQLRLTIESVKERQENELINNDEYGLLKHASKNQRISTRKGPPTPDDLDELITKVWKEPSFFLAHPLAIAAFGRECTRRGVPPATVSLFGAQFLTWRGLPIIPCDKLLVNGESKPKSTEGKTNILLLRVGEKKQGVIGLFQPGLPGEQTPGLSVRFMGINRSAIGSYLISLYCSAAILTDDAIGVLENVDVGNYHEYK is encoded by the coding sequence TTGTCTGTAAATAAGAAACTCAATGTTCAAAAAAAAGTCCGAACTGGATTTTTAAAATTAGGAGACATCGGCATGGCTGATACGACCGTACAACATTCCCTCGGCGATAACGCCGCACGCAAATTAGCGAACACAACCAAAACCGCACCCCAGTACGGAGCGATTACGCCACGCTGGCTCGTACGATTCTTAGACTGGAAGCCGCTTGAATCCGGAACACTCAGAGTCAACCGAGTCAAGGACAACACGAGCGTGGACGTTCTGTGCGGACAGAAGGACGAACAACCTCTACCGGAAACCTTCGTGAACTATGAAGAACAACCGAGGGAATACACTCTCAGTGCAATTTCCACAGTTCTCGACGTCCACACGAGAGTATCCGATCTGTTCAGCACCCCACACGATCAAATCAAAGAGCAACTTCGCTTAACAATCGAAAGCGTAAAAGAACGTCAGGAAAACGAACTCATCAACAACGACGAATACGGTCTTCTGAAACACGCATCCAAGAATCAAAGAATTTCCACTCGCAAAGGACCACCTACCCCGGACGACTTGGACGAACTCATTACGAAAGTATGGAAAGAGCCTTCCTTCTTCTTGGCACATCCTTTAGCGATCGCGGCGTTCGGGAGAGAATGTACACGCAGAGGTGTTCCTCCCGCTACCGTTTCCCTTTTCGGAGCTCAATTTCTAACTTGGAGAGGACTTCCGATTATTCCTTGCGATAAACTTTTGGTGAACGGAGAAAGCAAACCGAAATCGACCGAAGGAAAGACAAACATTCTTCTTCTGAGAGTGGGCGAGAAAAAACAGGGTGTGATCGGACTATTTCAACCCGGCCTTCCGGGAGAACAAACGCCCGGACTCTCGGTTCGTTTTATGGGGATCAACCGTTCCGCGATCGGATCCTATTTGATTTCTCTTTATTGCTCCGCGGCCATTCTTACCGATGACGCTATCGGAGTTTTGGAGAATGTCGACGTAGGCAACTATCATGAGTATAAGTGA
- a CDS encoding family 2A encapsulin nanocompartment cargo protein cysteine desulfurase, which produces MSISDPFSVNLSDFSNLGGKELQGPIDPSVLASLAGELFGPLPTNGGGVEELILTNQVSSSKPQAQTSTPLDAGKILQNGYGLDFKESDYKRIPEEFLPGTSLPSFPGGLTPTNAGIPAPTFSTSFSFLEDIRSFVPQAQGIQMNDPFSFQPNGIPNIEISSGKFDIASLKIDFPILKEKVNGRDLVWLDNAATTHKPQSVIDRISAFYEHENSNIHRGAHTLAAKATDAYEAAREKTSKFLNASSTKEIVFVRGATEAINLVAQTWGVKNIGKDDEIIITWLEHHANIVPWQMLCAQKGARLKVVPVDELGQVILTEYERLLSPRTKLVSLTQVSNALGTVTPAAQMVEQAHRYGAKVLLDGAQAVSHMPIDVQALDCDFYVFSGHKVFAPTGIGVLFGKSEVLDSMPPWQGGGNMIEDVTFEKTVYQPAPFRFEAGTGNIADAVGLGAAIDYLNQIGMQNVADYEHSLLEYGTTQLQRVPGLRLIGTAKEKAGVLSFVLDGFKTEDVGRFLNQEGIAVRSGHHCAQPILRRFGLESTVRPSLALYNTCEDIDALINALFDLRGGRTAGPL; this is translated from the coding sequence ATGAGTATAAGTGATCCTTTCTCCGTAAATCTATCTGACTTTTCCAACCTTGGAGGGAAAGAGTTGCAAGGCCCGATCGATCCGAGCGTCTTAGCATCGTTAGCTGGTGAACTCTTCGGTCCGCTTCCGACGAACGGAGGTGGAGTGGAGGAATTGATTCTTACGAATCAAGTCTCTTCTTCGAAACCGCAGGCGCAGACTTCGACTCCACTCGATGCGGGAAAAATTCTACAAAACGGTTATGGTTTAGATTTTAAGGAATCGGATTACAAAAGGATCCCGGAAGAATTTCTTCCGGGAACGAGCCTCCCTTCTTTTCCAGGAGGATTGACTCCGACAAATGCGGGTATCCCAGCGCCTACCTTTTCAACCTCGTTTTCCTTTTTAGAGGACATCCGTTCTTTTGTTCCGCAAGCTCAAGGGATTCAGATGAACGATCCGTTTAGTTTTCAACCAAACGGAATTCCTAACATAGAGATTTCTTCCGGGAAGTTCGATATCGCTTCCTTAAAAATAGACTTTCCGATTCTCAAGGAAAAAGTAAACGGAAGAGATCTCGTTTGGCTCGACAACGCGGCAACGACTCACAAACCTCAGAGCGTAATCGATCGGATCTCAGCCTTCTACGAACACGAAAATTCGAATATCCACAGAGGTGCGCACACGTTAGCCGCAAAAGCGACTGACGCGTACGAAGCCGCAAGAGAAAAGACCTCCAAATTTTTGAATGCGTCCTCCACAAAAGAGATCGTCTTCGTAAGAGGGGCGACGGAAGCGATCAATCTCGTGGCTCAAACCTGGGGTGTCAAAAATATCGGAAAAGACGATGAGATCATCATCACTTGGTTGGAACACCACGCAAACATCGTCCCCTGGCAAATGCTCTGCGCACAAAAGGGAGCGAGACTCAAAGTGGTTCCGGTGGACGAGTTAGGACAAGTAATCCTGACCGAGTATGAAAGGCTCTTGAGTCCGAGAACAAAACTCGTGTCACTCACTCAAGTTTCGAACGCGTTAGGCACCGTTACTCCCGCCGCTCAAATGGTGGAACAGGCGCATCGATATGGAGCGAAAGTTCTTTTGGACGGAGCTCAGGCCGTCTCACACATGCCGATCGACGTACAAGCTCTCGATTGCGACTTCTACGTATTTTCAGGACACAAAGTTTTTGCGCCCACTGGAATCGGAGTTTTATTCGGTAAGTCGGAAGTTCTAGACTCCATGCCTCCTTGGCAAGGAGGAGGAAATATGATCGAAGACGTGACCTTCGAAAAGACGGTCTATCAACCTGCCCCATTCCGATTCGAAGCGGGAACCGGAAACATCGCCGACGCAGTCGGACTCGGGGCCGCGATCGATTATTTGAATCAGATCGGAATGCAGAACGTTGCGGACTACGAACATTCCCTTTTGGAATACGGTACGACCCAATTGCAAAGAGTTCCCGGCCTACGTCTGATCGGAACCGCCAAAGAAAAGGCCGGAGTTCTCTCCTTCGTCCTGGACGGATTCAAGACGGAAGACGTAGGACGTTTTTTGAATCAGGAAGGAATCGCTGTAAGATCCGGACATCACTGTGCACAACCGATTCTTCGTCGTTTCGGTTTGGAAAGTACGGTAAGACCTTCTTTGGCTCTCTATAATACCTGCGAAGATATCGACGCGCTCATAAATGCGCTCTTTGATTTGCGGGGAGGAAGAACGGCGGGGCCACTTTAA
- the epsC gene encoding serine O-acetyltransferase EpsC, which produces MAENQFSPSHFGISPEETRYKRFVESIYQKQNEDPHRYGGRKVARNFISELFNIIFAGYFSDLVFRDIAHVEDNLSVFFLQTKSKLYPYLSSQESSFSEHLTIDGVLEKFKDELPSLYEMIWHDAIAAFEGDPAAESVKEVILAYSGFYAIAVHRVANVLHRIGVPIFPRMLSEYAHEKTGIDIHPGAQIGRSFFMDHGTGIVIGGTSVIHDNVKIYQGVTLGALSVSKDMALLKRHPTIEQNVIIYAGATILGGDTVIGRNSIIGGNAWLTHGVPPYSIVNQKNDVRVRTSKELDDVIDFTI; this is translated from the coding sequence ATGGCCGAAAATCAGTTCAGTCCTTCTCATTTTGGAATATCTCCGGAAGAGACTCGGTATAAAAGATTCGTAGAATCGATCTATCAAAAGCAAAACGAGGATCCGCATCGTTATGGCGGTCGGAAAGTTGCGCGGAATTTTATCAGCGAACTTTTTAATATCATTTTTGCGGGGTATTTTTCGGATCTTGTATTTCGAGATATCGCTCACGTGGAAGACAATCTTTCCGTTTTTTTTCTTCAAACCAAAAGTAAACTTTATCCCTATCTTTCCAGTCAGGAATCGTCTTTTTCTGAACATCTTACGATCGACGGAGTTTTGGAAAAGTTCAAGGACGAACTACCTTCCCTTTATGAGATGATTTGGCATGATGCGATCGCCGCTTTTGAAGGGGATCCTGCGGCAGAGAGTGTCAAGGAGGTCATCCTCGCGTATTCCGGTTTTTATGCGATTGCGGTTCACCGTGTTGCTAACGTTCTTCATCGGATCGGAGTTCCGATCTTTCCTAGAATGTTAAGCGAATATGCGCACGAGAAGACGGGAATCGATATTCATCCGGGTGCGCAGATAGGGAGATCCTTTTTTATGGATCACGGGACTGGAATTGTGATCGGCGGAACCTCGGTTATCCATGACAACGTTAAAATTTATCAGGGTGTCACCTTAGGCGCGTTATCCGTAAGTAAAGATATGGCTCTTCTCAAAAGGCATCCTACGATCGAACAGAATGTGATTATCTACGCGGGTGCTACCATATTGGGAGGAGATACTGTGATCGGAAGGAATAGTATTATCGGCGGAAACGCTTGGCTTACTCACGGCGTTCCACCATATTCTATCGTGAATCAGAAAAACGACGTTCGCGTGCGTACCTCAAAAGAATTGGACGACGTAATCGATTTTACGATTTGA
- a CDS encoding winged helix-turn-helix transcriptional regulator: MKRKNLEEDDCPIARSLSEIGEWWSLLILRDAFLGKRRFGEFEKSLGLAKNILTSRLQKMVSHGILEIAPASDGSAYQEYVLTQKGKDLFPILVSLRQWGERYLFDSQGTNQILVDEINQKPIRKIEVRSHDGRELKPKDVKLLFLDTKRKTKPAKKK, translated from the coding sequence GTGAAGCGCAAAAATCTAGAGGAAGACGATTGCCCGATCGCACGTTCCCTCTCCGAGATCGGAGAGTGGTGGTCGCTCCTGATCTTAAGGGATGCGTTCTTAGGGAAACGAAGATTCGGTGAATTCGAAAAGAGTTTAGGACTTGCAAAGAACATTCTTACGTCCCGTCTTCAAAAAATGGTTTCTCACGGTATATTAGAAATTGCTCCCGCGTCGGACGGAAGCGCCTATCAGGAATATGTCCTTACACAAAAAGGAAAGGATCTTTTTCCCATTCTTGTTTCTCTCAGACAATGGGGTGAAAGATATCTTTTCGATTCTCAAGGGACCAACCAGATTCTCGTGGACGAAATCAATCAAAAACCGATCCGCAAGATCGAAGTCAGGTCCCATGATGGAAGGGAACTCAAACCGAAAGACGTGAAACTTCTTTTTTTAGATACAAAACGGAAAACAAAGCCGGCGAAAAAAAAGTAG
- a CDS encoding SDR family oxidoreductase — MRFKDKVVLITGGNGGIGFATAKLFVEEGARVIITGRDQSTLDSSVKILGQKARAFRADVLNKDERDVLFNAIREEFGTLDVVFANAGIMKPTPIGSTAEDTFDEILRVNVTGVFMTIQSALPLLKRGSSIILNGSIISTIGAPGTSAYAASKAGVRSMTRVLAAELSSKGIRINIVVPGATRTAIWGKTEAANERLDKISASIPLHRIGDAEEIAKAVLFLSSEESSYIQGAEIVVDGGSSSLPAGAPIYLAK; from the coding sequence ATGAGATTTAAGGATAAAGTAGTTTTAATCACCGGTGGAAACGGCGGGATCGGCTTTGCGACTGCAAAGTTATTCGTAGAAGAAGGGGCGAGAGTGATCATAACCGGAAGAGACCAGTCGACACTCGATTCTTCCGTGAAGATATTGGGACAAAAGGCGCGAGCGTTTCGAGCCGACGTTCTTAACAAGGATGAACGAGACGTTCTATTCAATGCAATTCGAGAAGAATTCGGAACCTTAGACGTCGTCTTTGCTAACGCGGGAATTATGAAACCGACACCGATCGGTTCAACGGCAGAAGATACGTTTGATGAGATTCTTCGTGTGAATGTAACCGGCGTGTTTATGACGATACAATCCGCGCTTCCACTTTTAAAAAGAGGTTCTTCGATTATTTTGAACGGTTCCATCATCAGTACGATCGGTGCGCCCGGAACATCGGCATACGCGGCGAGTAAAGCCGGCGTTCGTTCGATGACGAGAGTTCTTGCCGCTGAGTTGAGCTCGAAGGGAATTCGTATTAATATAGTCGTTCCCGGAGCTACAAGGACCGCGATCTGGGGTAAAACGGAAGCGGCTAACGAAAGGCTGGATAAGATCAGCGCCTCCATTCCCCTTCATAGAATCGGAGATGCGGAAGAGATTGCGAAGGCGGTTTTGTTTCTTTCCTCGGAAGAATCTTCTTATATTCAAGGAGCGGAGATCGTCGTGGACGGCGGGTCCAGTAGTCTACCGGCAGGCGCGCCGATTTATCTTGCCAAGTAA
- a CDS encoding catalase, translated as MSKKILTTSGGHPVSQNQHSLTAGPRGPVLIQDTHLVEKLAHFNRERIPERVVHAKGAGAYGTLTITQDLSKYSRASVFSKIGKQTPLFLRFSTVAGEKGSADTERDPRGFAIKFYTEEGIWDLVGNNTPVFFERDPLKFPDFIHSQKRDPVTGYKNPFRMWDYWAKSPEALHQMTILFGDRGIPDGYRFMNGYGSHTFGLWNSRGERFWVKFHFKSMQGIKNLSAEKAATLAGTDPDYATRDLFEAIERKEFPKWRFCVQIMPENEAENYKVNPFDLTKVWSHKDYPLIEVGVLELNANPKNYFEEVEQAAFSPANMPPGIGASPDKMLQGRLFAYPDAQRYRLGVQYQQLPVNRPKNPVHVYHRDGSVKFQSDGNYDNYEPNGFEGPSQDSSFAEPPLRISGDADRFDAHSTNDDYTQAGDLYRMLNPEERDRLTSTIASTMKGLPKGLLVANVKHFYRCDPEYGTKLAEKVGLKLGEITTT; from the coding sequence ATGAGTAAGAAAATTCTCACAACGTCCGGAGGTCATCCGGTTTCTCAAAACCAACACTCTCTCACGGCTGGACCGAGAGGCCCCGTCCTGATTCAAGACACACATTTGGTTGAGAAATTGGCACATTTCAATCGGGAAAGAATTCCGGAACGAGTCGTCCACGCAAAAGGCGCCGGAGCTTACGGAACACTTACGATTACTCAAGATCTTTCCAAGTATTCGAGAGCCTCCGTCTTTTCGAAAATTGGAAAACAAACCCCGCTGTTTCTGAGGTTCTCCACGGTAGCCGGTGAAAAGGGATCGGCCGATACGGAAAGAGATCCGAGAGGATTTGCGATCAAGTTTTATACGGAGGAAGGAATCTGGGATCTTGTGGGAAACAATACTCCCGTTTTTTTTGAAAGGGATCCTCTCAAGTTTCCTGACTTCATCCATTCTCAAAAAAGAGATCCTGTGACCGGTTACAAGAATCCGTTTCGTATGTGGGATTATTGGGCGAAGTCACCGGAGGCTTTGCACCAGATGACGATTCTTTTTGGAGATCGTGGAATCCCGGACGGTTATCGTTTTATGAACGGTTACGGAAGTCATACCTTCGGCCTTTGGAACTCGAGAGGAGAACGTTTTTGGGTTAAGTTTCATTTTAAGTCCATGCAGGGGATTAAAAATCTTAGTGCGGAAAAAGCCGCTACGTTAGCCGGAACGGATCCTGATTATGCAACGCGCGATCTCTTTGAAGCCATCGAAAGAAAAGAGTTTCCAAAGTGGAGGTTTTGCGTTCAGATCATGCCGGAAAACGAGGCGGAGAATTATAAAGTCAATCCTTTCGATCTTACGAAGGTATGGTCTCATAAGGATTATCCTCTCATAGAAGTCGGGGTTTTGGAATTGAACGCGAATCCTAAAAATTATTTCGAAGAAGTAGAACAAGCGGCGTTCTCGCCTGCGAACATGCCGCCGGGTATAGGAGCGTCCCCAGACAAAATGTTGCAAGGAAGACTCTTCGCATATCCCGATGCTCAGAGATATCGTTTGGGAGTTCAATATCAACAGCTTCCGGTCAATCGACCTAAAAATCCGGTCCACGTCTATCACAGAGACGGGAGCGTAAAGTTTCAATCCGACGGAAATTACGACAACTACGAGCCAAACGGATTCGAAGGACCTTCTCAAGATTCTTCCTTTGCCGAACCGCCTCTGAGAATTTCTGGGGACGCGGATCGTTTCGATGCGCATTCGACTAATGACGATTATACGCAAGCCGGAGATCTTTACAGGATGTTGAATCCTGAAGAAAGGGATCGTTTGACTTCTACGATCGCTTCCACGATGAAAGGACTTCCGAAAGGATTGCTCGTGGCAAACGTAAAACATTTTTATCGTTGTGATCCCGAATACGGAACCAAACTCGCAGAAAAAGTGGGACTCAAATTAGGGGAAATCACGACGACTTAG
- a CDS encoding ankyrin repeat domain-containing protein: MNLIDSKRSSKAELDSSPTYSNAWGDYKKTMNLENSCFDFARSGDLEELSSRLPEFGDLERKNPKGHTLLLLAAYNGHKKIVHFLVSQGADVNSTDDSGNSILMGASFKGFENIVEFLLNAGANKNYKNSKGQNAFQFSEMFGRKRVSELLSEKKRNPYYRFISFINSWFRYFTQTALKGGRQ; this comes from the coding sequence ATGAATTTGATTGATTCCAAACGGAGTTCGAAGGCAGAACTCGATTCTTCTCCAACTTATTCGAATGCCTGGGGAGATTATAAGAAGACGATGAACCTGGAAAATTCTTGTTTCGATTTCGCACGAAGTGGGGATCTCGAAGAACTTTCTTCTCGCCTTCCTGAATTCGGAGATCTCGAAAGAAAAAATCCAAAAGGACACACCTTACTCTTGTTAGCCGCTTATAACGGCCACAAAAAGATCGTACATTTTCTCGTTTCTCAAGGAGCAGACGTAAACTCTACGGATGATTCTGGAAATTCGATTCTTATGGGAGCCTCATTCAAGGGTTTTGAAAACATCGTAGAGTTTCTTTTGAATGCCGGGGCAAATAAGAATTACAAAAATTCCAAAGGACAAAACGCATTTCAATTTTCAGAGATGTTCGGCCGCAAACGAGTCAGCGAACTTCTTTCGGAAAAAAAGCGGAACCCGTATTACCGGTTCATTTCGTTTATCAATTCTTGGTTTCGTTATTTCACTCAAACAGCACTTAAAGGAGGCAGACAATGA
- the perRA gene encoding peroxide-responsive transcriptional repressor PerRA produces MKDSYEKSKKILEDAGINVTVQRLQMANLLLSEPQHLTADQVFQLINEHFPNASRATIFNNLKLFAEKGIVNLLELKSGITLYDSNVKNHHHALDEETGEIIDIELDSKLQEKILSELKKDFETKTGSTFEECNLLITLKGKRK; encoded by the coding sequence ATGAAGGATTCTTACGAGAAAAGTAAAAAAATTCTGGAAGATGCCGGGATCAACGTTACGGTTCAGAGATTACAAATGGCGAATCTTCTCCTCTCGGAACCTCAACATTTGACCGCGGACCAAGTGTTTCAATTGATAAACGAACACTTTCCGAACGCTTCCCGCGCAACTATATTCAACAATCTTAAACTATTTGCGGAAAAAGGAATCGTAAATCTCTTAGAACTCAAATCCGGAATTACACTCTATGATTCTAACGTAAAAAATCACCACCACGCTCTCGACGAGGAGACCGGAGAAATCATCGATATCGAATTGGATTCTAAACTTCAGGAGAAAATTCTTTCAGAGCTGAAAAAAGATTTTGAGACAAAAACGGGAAGTACTTTTGAGGAATGTAATCTTCTGATCACGCTCAAAGGAAAAAGAAAGTAA